Part of the Athalia rosae chromosome 2, iyAthRosa1.1, whole genome shotgun sequence genome, TATGCGTCTGTATATACGGAATACTTATATACACGTGATCGTATCAAAATAATAGCATCATTTACAAGTTATACCTAATTAATTTTGCTATGCAACTTTACAGTTACATGATCTACATACTGTACtgcttttattcattctttataTTTGTTAAATATGTCATCGAAATTCACGGGTTTTAACACAGTATCAATCTTAGTTTTACTCGATAACaccgaaaataatttgaagtCATATGATCTGATACTATGCAAAAGGGAGCTATTTACAATGTGTATAGATACAAACTTCGTTAAAGAAATATTGTGACGTTAAATTAGAATGTACATTTAAGACGTCTGCAtcctaaattatttttttgtgcgGCTAGAAATACATAACTAACTTTCAGATATCACTCGAAGTAGATAAAAATACACACATCAATCATACGGTTGTTCCGAATGTATAGCAAATGCTGTAAGTTACATGCCCTATTTCATACAGTAATTGGCAACGGGACAACTTTTTAAAGAGGAAACCcctatattttttgtattttttcgagTAGATTTTGGGAATTTTTGCTAGAAAACAATCGGGCCTATTAAGAAGGTACTTCAAATACGTATTGTGCATGCATATGTACATCATAGCTGCTTACATGAATTTCTTCAAGTATCTGTGACGAGTGCTCTGGAGTTAGAATGCTATAGCCCACTAGATGCTCTTCTTCACCCAGGGCCATGATCACGTAGGTTCCATTGATCTCAGATGAAAAAAGcatgtatatttaaaattaaaGAGTGAATCTCTATTGCCGCAACCAGGATATgcatatgtaatacatatggtatatgtttttttttttgcttcatctCAAGAAAATTGATATTAGATTAGAGTTATTCGAAACACTGTTAGGAACCCATGTAAGCAactaaaatgaatataaaggGTATGTGTCATTGCACGATGTACACATGGTATATACCCGAAGCAACTTTTGAATAAGCCCGGTTTCTTCCCAAAAAGTTTTAGATTCAAAAAATACATCGAATCCGTTAGAATCAATCGTGTATAATAATGTGCTTGCCAAGACTAATGATAATGAAGGGCTACAATATTTGCTGTATATCGTgatgatattattaataattaaattaaatgaatgtCACTGTTAATGACGTCACGCTCATATtgaagtttataatttttaacaaaCTGAAACCATAGTGACGTGACTAGATATAGTCAACAAtgctaaaatattttttctatgctTTTTCATGTGTATTGCACGTTTTAAGATTCGCAATGTTCGGATGAAATGTGAAATAGATACGTTCCGTACAGAAGAAAATCTTAGTTTCGCAATAAACTATGACCCCCCTGGGTTGATGTAGAAATGAGATAATGGAAACCGAATTGCGTTATTTATAGATAATAGAACTAGGGTGCTGAATAAAATTACCAGGAGCTAGCGTcatatactatacattatacatgagTACTTGAGGCTTTTCTTGTGATCCTCTGGTATCGGTACGGAAATGCACCAGACTGTGTGATGTAAACTATTTTGACATACCCGGGCACCTATACCGAGAGCTAGCAAAAAATGCTTCAAGTTACAATGTACATAACAAGAATTTCAACAGCTTGCCGTACAACTATGTCCCATCACTTTATTGGTAATCGAGTAATtcgaatttataaattacgatgcctataatatattttgtacATACGTCCATTCTTatgcataaaaattatattcaaccaAACCGTGATTTCAGAATATTTATGTCAGCATTTGGATGTAGTGTAACAtgtcttttatttcaaaaacacATACCTATTTTCTAATCTCTGtgaagttgttgaaaaaactaaaatgtgAATCAAAGTTTTCGGGGTCGGCCTCGTTTTTTCACTGTCATTTTGTTCGTGACTTGCCTCGTCTGGCGCAACTGTTTGTGGATGACGGTTGTTGGCGGTTTTGTATTTCTCGTTGTTATACTGTGTGTCTTCATATGTTGCAGGAAGAGTGAAcgagtttttattaattttttgcacGTTTGGCATTGGCGAATTTGCTTTTCTGAAAAATGAGGATTTACGTTGTTTAAAGTAGGACGTATAGTATGATACTTTGAGTTGTTAATTATCAAGGAAAATAACTTTCCGAATCGTACTTAATTTCAGAATGTAATTAATTGACTCACCAGGATTCTTTGTAGCATGTTGCAAACAATGAGCAGCGAGTATAGCTCTGCTAGGGAACCAACGGCCGCAGTCGTCACAATTTagttttggtgtttttttccATGATTGGCTCGAACTCTGAcctttcttcttttgattTATACGAGTGACTCTTCTTTGATTCATGAGCTCCTTTGccgcttctatttttttctccagtgaTCTATCTTCTACACTACTAGATTTACTTGTAGACTTATTGCGAGATGTTTTGGGGTGTTCCATTCGTGCATGCCTTGCTAACTCGACTACAGCGTTGAACTTTTTATCGCATACTTTGCACGAGAATTGTTTTCTGACAGCTCTATCGCTGTCTGATTCATCTTTATCTGAAGCATCCGATGCTGTTGCAAGCATTCCAACATtcgctttttccattttcttccgAAATTTCGGACACACTCTAGAATGTGTATCTAATGCTCTCTTTTGTCTGAAATTCCTTAAACAATGTTTACACTGCATAGCGGGTGGCATTGGTTTTACTGGAATTTCTTGAAATTCATCATCAGAATCTCCGAGCATTATGACATCGTTTTCTTTATCACTCGAACCTTTTTCCTTATTATCATCAAGTGTGATTTCAATTACATCTGATTTTTCCTGTGGCAGACTTTGCTCTTCATCTACGtcgatttcaataatttcgacTTTCTGGTTCTTCATagatttctttgattttttggaTCTGACTGGCCGGGGGTTGTAATCAGGGTCTGgtgcaggtttttttttacgccgtCCTCGCTTTTTGTtattatcttcttcttctccaatTACAGCTGgctgaataattatttcagaatCCCCACGGTTTACCGAAGTGAGTTGTTGTTTTCTCGATCTTTTGATTTGAGGACGCACTTCAGTGCATCCATCAGATATGCTTCGTCTTAATATATTCACCGGATGGTGTTTGGATTCGAtcttgttcggtttttttttcgaatcaagaGATGAATCTTTTGTCGATTTAGCGGTaggattttctttcaaacaagATCTATGGTCTTGGGGGCTACAAGTTTCAGTTGATGGTGTCCCAATTAAGTCACTTTGTTCAGGACAAgtcgaatttttaattttatcggtTTCAATTTCCGTTACTTTAGAGGGAACATCATTCGTGGTATTATTTGGAGAGTCGCGAGTTACAtcgattttagttttttcttcaagcgTTTCAGGTGACGAGTTCTGTAGAGTCTGGGTTGTTTCAGTTTGTTGGTGCAAACCTTTTTCGGcattcgcctttttttttacggtcgATTTGTTTGTGGAAAATTGCAAACTTTGTAGTGTCGCTTGAATCTCATCAAAAGTTAATTCGGAGTCAGACTGATCACCGTCTAGAAGAATATATTGCACTGTCGATTGTTCAACTAGTTCACTCTCGCTTCCAAGAGAATCTTGACTGCTCTCCAATGGTCCTGCTAACAAAACAACCAACAAATTGAAGGCTAAAACGCATAGgaagaaatattatttggtacataatatcgtatatttgaaaaaataaaataatctcacACAAGAAATACGTATAAGTAAAAATGTTTTGATTATAAATCTTACCAACATCTATTGTCGTGTCATTCGTCATCATATATGTAAGATTTTTTGATTGCTTAGACTGAGGATAATCTGCCATTTTACGAGAATTCGAATTCAGTATTGGTCGACGGTAATTTTCATTGCTCGATGGATTACCATCCCAACTTGATTGTATAGTTTTCTGGTGGTGAGACTTCACGCTTAGATCAAATCTAGCATTATTCAGAGCTCGCTTTCGCTTAGATGCAAACATAGGTGGCTGGGTAGTAAGTAGCTGCTTTTTGATTTGACTCGGTTTCTTCACTGTTCTCACTGCACCTTCTCCTATGAGTCTTTCTACATCAGATCTGTAATTCAGAAAGCAATTCTATCGCTATCGCATCAGATGAACtcaggtgaaaaaatatctcaactACCATTGATTGAAATTCTTCTAGTTTCTATTGAAGTttttgtatgaaatgaatagaaattttcaaaacttggAAGCAAAGCGGCATTAATGTTATGATTAATAATACATGTATCTTATCATATGCAAGTTGAGGAAATATTTGGCTTACTTcataagaaattgaaaatttgtaggCGGTTCTCCAGATTCATCATAGACAGCTACTGCAAAAACATCATCTGAATCTTCCACAGCATACAGAGCAAGTTGCTGTCCAGCAGCAGTCACAAATGTTGCTATTGTTTCCTCATCCTCTTCAGCAAAATCGCGCACACCTTCGTGCTCTTCAGCATAATGCTTGAATGTACTGTatgctttcttttctttgtaatCCGTATGCTATACAATCAAAATAATACTGTTCTATAGCCAAAATCAGTAATTTATCATACTCTAATATAGTAAGatgaaattcgtttttgagTTTCATAGGAAAAACCACGAGCAACAAAATTctgaattgaataaattgtcCATGATCAATTATGGAGTTCATAACTCTTGAAATGAGGTACAATGCAGTACTTTGTGATACCTCTGCGATTATTT contains:
- the LOC105692279 gene encoding uncharacterized protein LOC105692279 isoform X1 — encoded protein: MVKAEMDQPKSTFFESEKSSDYLLFSDERTVEDRMIGQMEMEEDIDRNEDLVDSSMKTDSTELSVFFREDLETRNKHTDYKEKKAYSTFKHYAEEHEGVRDFAEEDEETIATFVTAAGQQLALYAVEDSDDVFAVAVYDESGEPPTNFQFLMKSDVERLIGEGAVRTVKKPSQIKKQLLTTQPPMFASKRKRALNNARFDLSVKSHHQKTIQSSWDGNPSSNENYRRPILNSNSRKMADYPQSKQSKNLTYMMTNDTTIDVAGPLESSQDSLGSESELVEQSTVQYILLDGDQSDSELTFDEIQATLQSLQFSTNKSTVKKKANAEKGLHQQTETTQTLQNSSPETLEEKTKIDVTRDSPNNTTNDVPSKVTEIETDKIKNSTCPEQSDLIGTPSTETCSPQDHRSCLKENPTAKSTKDSSLDSKKKPNKIESKHHPVNILRRSISDGCTEVRPQIKRSRKQQLTSVNRGDSEIIIQPAVIGEEEDNNKKRGRRKKKPAPDPDYNPRPVRSKKSKKSMKNQKVEIIEIDVDEEQSLPQEKSDVIEITLDDNKEKGSSDKENDVIMLGDSDDEFQEIPVKPMPPAMQCKHCLRNFRQKRALDTHSRVCPKFRKKMEKANVGMLATASDASDKDESDSDRAVRKQFSCKVCDKKFNAVVELARHARMEHPKTSRNKSTSKSSSVEDRSLEKKIEAAKELMNQRRVTRINQKKKGQSSSQSWKKTPKLNCDDCGRWFPSRAILAAHCLQHATKNPEKQIRQCQTCKKLIKTRSLFLQHMKTHSITTRNTKPPTTVIHKQLRQTRQVTNKMTVKKRGRPRKL
- the LOC105692279 gene encoding uncharacterized protein LOC105692279 isoform X2; translation: MVKAEMDQPKSTFFESEKSSDYLLFSDERTVEDRMIGQMEMEEDIDRNEDLVDSSMKTDSTELSVFFREDLETRNKHTDYKEKKAYSTFKHYAEEHEGVRDFAEEDEETIATFVTAAGQQLALYAVEDSDDVFAVAVYDESGEPPTNFQFLMKSDVERLIGEGAVRTVKKPSQIKKQLLTTQPPMFASKRKRALNNARFDLSVKSHHQKTIQSSWDGNPSSNENYRRPILNSNSRKMADYPQSKQSKNLTYMMTNDTTIDVGPLESSQDSLGSESELVEQSTVQYILLDGDQSDSELTFDEIQATLQSLQFSTNKSTVKKKANAEKGLHQQTETTQTLQNSSPETLEEKTKIDVTRDSPNNTTNDVPSKVTEIETDKIKNSTCPEQSDLIGTPSTETCSPQDHRSCLKENPTAKSTKDSSLDSKKKPNKIESKHHPVNILRRSISDGCTEVRPQIKRSRKQQLTSVNRGDSEIIIQPAVIGEEEDNNKKRGRRKKKPAPDPDYNPRPVRSKKSKKSMKNQKVEIIEIDVDEEQSLPQEKSDVIEITLDDNKEKGSSDKENDVIMLGDSDDEFQEIPVKPMPPAMQCKHCLRNFRQKRALDTHSRVCPKFRKKMEKANVGMLATASDASDKDESDSDRAVRKQFSCKVCDKKFNAVVELARHARMEHPKTSRNKSTSKSSSVEDRSLEKKIEAAKELMNQRRVTRINQKKKGQSSSQSWKKTPKLNCDDCGRWFPSRAILAAHCLQHATKNPEKQIRQCQTCKKLIKTRSLFLQHMKTHSITTRNTKPPTTVIHKQLRQTRQVTNKMTVKKRGRPRKL